A region of Candidatus Baltobacteraceae bacterium DNA encodes the following proteins:
- the hslU gene encoding ATP-dependent protease ATPase subunit HslU: MSEGGELTPRGIVAELDKYIVGQAAAKRAVAIAMRNRYRRSRVREDLRDEIIPKNILMIGPTGVGKTEIARRLALLAGAPFVKVEATKYTEVGYVGRDVESMVRDLVEHAVRMVTDERREEVVDAAEKMAVERVIDLLHPETRPPSAQQSPNAFAATLGSIFGNNFGGQQPTAPPQPQPPPQPQPSGDAAAVREQARSDVERGFYDVRLVEIEIEEQPSMPIGVMGGGFDQTGGDIGEMLGGILPKKRVKKRVTLAEARRIFAQEEAAKLIDMDAVKREALRRASEHGIIFIDEIDKVAGRQGAGGPDVSREGVQRDILPIVEGSTVNTKHGAIKTDHVLFIAAGAFHISKPSDLIPELQGRFPIRVELDSLTADDFRTILTQPKNALIEQYKALLATENVTLEFGQDAIDQIAEFAMQVNDQSENIGARRLHTVLERLLEDVSYGAPEERGAVAIDAAYVRGKLQDVVTNADLTSYIL; the protein is encoded by the coding sequence ATGAGCGAGGGTGGCGAACTCACCCCGCGCGGAATCGTGGCCGAACTCGACAAATACATCGTCGGGCAGGCTGCCGCGAAGCGCGCCGTTGCGATCGCTATGCGCAACCGCTATCGGCGTTCGCGCGTTCGCGAGGATCTGCGCGACGAAATTATCCCCAAGAACATCCTCATGATCGGCCCGACCGGCGTGGGCAAGACGGAGATCGCGCGCCGCTTGGCGCTGCTTGCCGGCGCACCGTTCGTCAAAGTCGAAGCGACGAAGTACACCGAGGTCGGCTACGTGGGGCGCGACGTGGAGTCGATGGTTCGCGACTTGGTCGAGCACGCCGTGCGCATGGTCACCGACGAACGCCGCGAAGAGGTTGTGGACGCCGCCGAAAAAATGGCGGTCGAACGCGTGATCGATCTGCTGCATCCGGAGACGCGGCCGCCCTCGGCGCAACAATCTCCGAATGCGTTTGCCGCGACCTTGGGATCGATCTTCGGCAACAATTTCGGCGGACAGCAGCCGACGGCACCGCCGCAACCGCAGCCGCCGCCGCAGCCACAGCCGAGCGGCGACGCGGCCGCCGTCCGCGAGCAAGCGCGCTCCGACGTGGAACGCGGCTTCTACGACGTGCGCCTCGTTGAGATAGAAATCGAGGAGCAGCCTTCGATGCCCATCGGCGTGATGGGCGGCGGATTCGATCAAACCGGCGGCGATATCGGCGAGATGCTCGGCGGAATACTGCCGAAAAAACGTGTCAAGAAGCGCGTGACGCTTGCCGAAGCGCGCCGAATTTTCGCGCAGGAAGAAGCCGCGAAGCTCATCGACATGGATGCGGTCAAGCGTGAAGCGCTTCGCCGCGCGAGCGAGCACGGCATCATCTTCATCGACGAGATCGACAAGGTCGCCGGGCGCCAAGGCGCCGGCGGTCCCGACGTCTCGCGCGAGGGCGTGCAGCGCGATATTCTGCCGATCGTCGAGGGTTCTACGGTCAACACCAAACACGGAGCCATCAAGACCGATCACGTGCTCTTTATCGCGGCCGGCGCTTTCCATATCAGCAAACCCTCGGATTTGATTCCCGAATTGCAGGGACGCTTTCCGATCCGCGTCGAGCTCGACTCGCTGACGGCCGATGATTTCCGCACGATCTTAACGCAACCCAAGAACGCACTGATCGAGCAGTACAAGGCGCTGCTTGCAACCGAGAACGTAACCTTGGAGTTCGGGCAGGATGCGATCGATCAGATTGCGGAGTTTGCCATGCAGGTCAACGATCAGAGCGAGAACATCGGCGCCCGCCGGCTGCACACGGTTCTCGAACGCCTGCTCGAAGACGTGAGCTACGGCGCGCCCGAGGAACGGGGAGCGGTCGCAATCGACGCCGCCTACGTTCGCGGAAAGCTGCAGGACGTGGTTACCAACGCGGATCTCACAAGCTATATCCTGTAG
- a CDS encoding FHA domain-containing protein codes for MTFAAHMRLGSLEILTALVVFGVVTNRIRPRPPADPAAFAPLRIEFEIGEPGVGKRRAGAPLPCVVGRASDVEVPLADGEVSRRHAKFDAEGGVVYLSDLRSSNGTFLNGERVTESIEVRPGDILDVGSTRMTILDRDQWK; via the coding sequence TTGACGTTTGCCGCGCACATGCGCCTGGGCTCGCTGGAAATCTTGACCGCGCTCGTCGTTTTCGGTGTGGTGACCAACCGGATCCGTCCGCGTCCGCCGGCGGACCCCGCAGCGTTCGCGCCGCTCCGCATCGAATTCGAAATCGGCGAGCCGGGCGTCGGCAAACGCCGGGCCGGCGCGCCGCTACCCTGCGTGGTGGGCCGGGCCTCGGACGTGGAGGTGCCGCTCGCGGACGGCGAGGTCAGCCGCCGGCACGCAAAATTCGATGCCGAGGGCGGAGTCGTCTACCTGAGCGATCTACGGAGCAGCAATGGAACGTTCTTAAACGGGGAACGGGTTACCGAGAGCATCGAAGTGCGGCCCGGGGATATACTAGATGTGGGGTCTACGCGAATGACGATCTTGGATCGGGACCAATGGAAGTAG
- a CDS encoding cytochrome c — MRPSSLIALSGILAVALLATGCSKNSTSTDTSTTTSSATTAPKSAGGAANAHGAQVFSSNCASCHQAAGQGQPGAFPPLAKNSVVTGDAAKVIHIVKYGLTGKIQVNGQSYNGQMPPWKGQLSDADIASVITYVRSSWGNSAGPVTTAQVTAVKQ; from the coding sequence ATGCGACCATCATCTCTCATCGCACTTAGCGGCATACTGGCCGTGGCGCTGCTCGCGACGGGCTGTTCGAAGAACAGCACCTCGACGGACACGAGCACGACGACGAGCAGCGCGACCACCGCTCCGAAATCGGCGGGCGGCGCCGCGAATGCGCACGGCGCGCAAGTCTTTTCGAGCAACTGCGCGAGTTGCCACCAGGCCGCGGGCCAAGGGCAGCCCGGCGCGTTTCCGCCGCTGGCCAAGAATTCGGTCGTTACGGGCGACGCGGCCAAAGTGATCCACATCGTGAAATACGGTTTGACCGGCAAGATTCAAGTGAACGGCCAGAGCTACAACGGCCAGATGCCGCCGTGGAAGGGTCAACTCAGCGACGCGGACATCGCATCGGTGATTACCTACGTGCGATCGTCGTGGGGCAACTCGGCCGGGCCGGTAACCACGGCGCAAGTGACCGCGGTCAAGCAATAG
- a CDS encoding transcription antitermination factor NusB gives MNAREVALAVLRDVFPVEQPAIDRSAQESLDYRIRKSTLSDRDRAFATELAYGSIKMRRALDWYLRPYTGARDKPLPPTIAEILRLGVYEFAYTSAHEHATTNELVNLAKRYGHRGTAGVVNAVLRSFLRDKPGPPQREDFENEDEYLGVKYSFPTWVVRQWRACFGDERIEAILDASNAPAQSAVAINPAKTTLDAVGAWFVERGTTAVASEFARDSLLVGDASLARSGERDAAGAWWVQSESSAMPVDILNPQPGEAILDVCSGRGNKALQSAGRLGGEGSLTCIERDVRRSSTLERRLTDAGFSATIVTGDATELDLDRRFDRLLVDAPCSGIGVMGRHPEARWRKRADDGERLAQTQRALLDALTPRLYDGGSLVYAVCSTDPKETTEVVEWLLQTHNVQRGLIPANYEPLQTVDGDVLVPPGLGGRDGFFIARLERRA, from the coding sequence ATTAACGCTCGCGAAGTTGCGCTGGCCGTCTTGCGCGATGTGTTTCCGGTGGAGCAGCCGGCGATCGATCGGTCCGCGCAGGAATCGCTCGATTATCGGATTCGCAAGTCGACGTTGAGCGACCGGGATCGAGCATTCGCAACCGAACTCGCCTACGGTTCGATCAAGATGCGACGCGCGCTGGATTGGTATTTGCGGCCGTACACGGGGGCGCGCGATAAACCGCTGCCGCCGACCATTGCGGAGATTTTGCGGCTTGGCGTTTACGAGTTTGCGTACACGAGCGCGCACGAGCACGCGACCACCAACGAATTGGTGAACCTCGCAAAACGGTACGGCCACCGCGGCACGGCGGGCGTTGTAAACGCCGTCTTGCGTTCGTTCTTGCGCGACAAACCGGGCCCGCCGCAGCGCGAAGATTTCGAGAACGAGGACGAGTATCTCGGCGTGAAATATTCGTTTCCAACGTGGGTCGTGCGGCAATGGCGCGCCTGCTTCGGAGACGAACGCATCGAAGCGATTCTGGACGCGAGCAACGCTCCGGCGCAGAGCGCCGTCGCAATCAACCCCGCCAAGACGACGCTCGACGCGGTTGGGGCGTGGTTCGTCGAACGCGGAACGACCGCGGTGGCCTCGGAGTTCGCGCGCGACTCGCTGCTCGTGGGTGACGCCTCGCTCGCGCGTTCGGGCGAACGCGATGCTGCCGGGGCTTGGTGGGTGCAGAGCGAATCTTCGGCCATGCCGGTCGACATTCTCAATCCTCAGCCGGGTGAGGCGATCCTGGACGTGTGCAGCGGACGCGGCAACAAAGCGCTGCAGAGCGCGGGACGTCTCGGCGGCGAGGGATCGTTGACGTGTATCGAACGCGACGTGCGCCGCTCCTCAACGCTCGAGCGGCGTTTGACCGATGCCGGATTCAGCGCGACCATCGTCACGGGCGACGCTACCGAGCTCGATCTCGATCGACGCTTCGATCGCCTGCTCGTCGACGCGCCATGTTCGGGCATCGGCGTCATGGGCCGTCATCCCGAGGCGCGCTGGCGCAAGCGCGCCGACGATGGCGAACGGCTGGCGCAGACGCAGCGGGCCTTGCTCGACGCGCTGACGCCTCGATTGTACGATGGCGGCTCGCTGGTCTACGCGGTCTGCTCGACCGACCCGAAGGAGACGACCGAGGTCGTCGAGTGGTTGCTGCAGACCCACAACGTGCAGCGCGGTTTGATTCCCGCGAATTACGAGCCGCTGCAAACCGTCGACGGCGACGTGCTCGTACCGCCGGGCTTGGGCGGTCGCGACGGATTCTTCATCGCGAGGCTCGAGCGCCGAGCATGA
- the fmt gene encoding methionyl-tRNA formyltransferase, which translates to MKSITSTAYSISTKPKTFARPAPKKSWRSPSKPRPTPIRTLFFGTSEFAVPSLRMMAEHTDLRGVVTQPDRPSGRGHKRRATPVKLAALELGIPVHEPSSLATFASTVGDGYDVFALASYGKILPQALLELPRLGALNVHPSLLPRYRGATPLQSALRDGANETGVTIMLMDAGMDTGDIVLQERTPIDPDETYGDLHDRLAHFGALVLRHAIDLAQSGFIPREPQRGEPSVTRPIVKGDLEIDWRWDAARIINTVRAFSPRPAARATVARTPLKVLRAEIGTGSSGCEPGEIVGVTPPSVTVQCGRGAVNLVEVIAPNKPAATGAAFASHIALNDPKG; encoded by the coding sequence ATGAAATCGATCACCTCAACGGCGTACTCTATATCGACAAAGCCCAAAACATTCGCCCGGCCCGCACCGAAGAAGAGTTGGAGATCGCCGAGCAAGCCGCGGCCGACGCCTATTAGAACCCTCTTCTTTGGAACCAGCGAGTTCGCGGTTCCGAGCCTTCGCATGATGGCCGAGCATACGGATTTGCGCGGCGTCGTCACGCAGCCGGATCGACCCTCCGGTCGCGGACACAAACGTCGCGCGACGCCGGTAAAGCTCGCCGCGCTCGAGCTTGGGATTCCGGTTCACGAACCGTCATCGCTCGCCACGTTTGCGAGTACCGTCGGCGACGGCTACGACGTGTTCGCGCTCGCATCGTACGGCAAGATCCTGCCGCAAGCGCTGCTCGAACTACCGCGCTTGGGCGCACTCAACGTCCATCCGAGTCTCTTGCCGCGCTATCGCGGAGCGACGCCGCTGCAATCGGCCCTGCGCGACGGCGCAAACGAAACGGGCGTCACGATCATGCTCATGGATGCCGGGATGGATACGGGCGATATCGTGCTCCAGGAGCGCACGCCCATCGACCCCGACGAAACCTACGGCGACCTGCACGATCGGCTCGCGCATTTCGGAGCGCTGGTACTGCGCCACGCGATCGACCTCGCGCAGAGCGGATTCATTCCGCGCGAGCCGCAACGCGGCGAACCGAGCGTTACGCGACCGATCGTCAAGGGCGATCTCGAGATCGATTGGAGGTGGGACGCGGCTCGCATCATAAATACCGTGCGCGCCTTTTCACCCCGGCCGGCCGCCCGCGCGACCGTCGCGCGGACGCCGCTCAAAGTGCTGCGCGCCGAGATCGGCACCGGCTCCTCGGGTTGCGAACCCGGCGAAATCGTGGGCGTCACGCCCCCGTCGGTAACCGTCCAATGCGGCCGCGGCGCCGTCAACCTCGTCGAAGTCATCGCCCCCAACAAGCCCGCCGCGACCGGCGCCGCCTTCGCGTCACACATCGCCCTCAACGACCCCAAAGGATAG
- the def gene encoding peptide deformylase: protein MPYLREIVQDGHPALRKIAKRVDPKEIADPLFQQLIDDMFETMYDAPGVGLAAPQVNVAKRLFVMDAGEDEEHPEGGEFVVINPKIELAEDEVEMTEGCLSVRGMVGEIARFNHVAVSGLDRHGNKLRLEGKGLFAQALQHEIDHLNGVLYIDKAQNIRPARTEEELEIAEQAAADAY from the coding sequence ATGCCCTACCTGCGCGAGATCGTCCAAGACGGCCACCCGGCCCTGCGCAAAATCGCCAAGCGCGTGGACCCGAAGGAGATCGCCGATCCGCTCTTTCAGCAATTGATCGACGATATGTTCGAAACGATGTACGACGCTCCCGGCGTCGGGCTGGCGGCGCCGCAGGTCAACGTCGCGAAGCGTTTGTTCGTGATGGACGCCGGCGAGGACGAGGAGCATCCCGAGGGCGGCGAGTTCGTCGTGATCAACCCCAAGATCGAGCTAGCCGAAGACGAAGTCGAAATGACCGAGGGGTGCCTCTCGGTGCGCGGCATGGTCGGCGAGATCGCACGCTTCAATCACGTCGCAGTCAGCGGCTTGGACCGTCACGGCAACAAGCTCCGCCTCGAAGGGAAAGGCCTCTTCGCTCAGGCGTTGCAGCATGAAATCGATCACCTCAACGGCGTACTCTATATCGACAAAGCCCAAAACATTCGCCCGGCCCGCACCGAAGAAGAGTTGGAGATCGCCGAGCAAGCCGCGGCCGACGCCTATTAG
- a CDS encoding FhaA domain-containing protein — protein MSLFARIEEACAAFIERAFAKTFPSDLEPAQIARKLVATMETRTQNDDGRMSSPSHFTVLVHTSDFERLAPHREYLEREWAALLADVAGRVGITFGGVDPVVELDEQIGIVAGSVEIEAWSPESPEPANANGPSHNGFVLRMVKGVPPDAVYALKRTTRVGRSEDRDLFLVDPSVSRAHAIIETDAGWPVLHDLGSTNGTFVNGERISSQRLENGDVVAFGNTQLRFEALDP, from the coding sequence ATGAGCCTCTTCGCACGGATCGAGGAAGCGTGTGCGGCGTTCATCGAGCGCGCGTTCGCCAAGACGTTCCCGAGCGACCTCGAGCCGGCTCAAATCGCCCGCAAGCTCGTCGCGACGATGGAGACGCGCACGCAGAACGACGACGGGCGCATGAGTTCGCCCTCACATTTCACCGTGTTGGTCCACACGTCGGACTTCGAACGCCTCGCACCTCATCGCGAGTATCTCGAACGCGAATGGGCCGCCCTGCTGGCCGATGTGGCCGGCCGCGTCGGCATCACCTTCGGCGGAGTCGATCCGGTCGTGGAGCTCGACGAACAGATCGGCATCGTTGCCGGTTCGGTCGAGATCGAGGCGTGGTCTCCGGAATCGCCGGAGCCGGCGAACGCGAACGGCCCGTCGCACAACGGGTTCGTGCTGCGAATGGTCAAAGGCGTGCCGCCGGACGCAGTCTACGCGCTCAAGCGCACCACGCGCGTGGGACGCAGCGAAGATCGGGATCTTTTTTTGGTCGATCCGAGCGTTTCGCGCGCGCACGCCATCATCGAGACCGACGCCGGCTGGCCGGTACTGCACGATCTCGGATCGACCAATGGAACCTTCGTTAACGGCGAACGAATCAGTAGCCAGCGCCTCGAAAACGGCGATGTGGTTGCCTTTGGAAACACACAGCTGCGCTTCGAGGCGCTCGACCCTTGA
- a CDS encoding FtsW/RodA/SpoVE family cell cycle protein, with protein sequence MPPVTITLRRLAPTAIAIAVAALMLSFVPPKTVTPWLLVVLACASVAWVLWQPKDARRDDVLPAIAIVLSALGLTLVARISPQLAHKQQYWLLISLLLAIVAGPAFTQFRRLASFKYLWVLGSLVLFLMLVIFGQEVNGAKLWIKLGPVQYEPVELIKLFIVFFLAAYLAETADVIATAKPWSIRANVKYLGPLFLGWGASMAILILQRDLGMATLLLATFAALLYVATRRIDLVIGGFGVFGVVALWAMHHYSYVATRIAVWRNPFADPLGAGYQAAQGYYSLAAGGLFGTGYRLGHPGFIPDVGTDYIYAAFSEEFGALGAVVLLGLFFLLVRRILGVAFSQPDLYTKLLAVGLSATLGFQVVIIVGGVIGLFPLTGITLPFISYGGSSLVANFLLVALAWAMSAQPLCHPEPVEGRTHGSTNSP encoded by the coding sequence GTGCCTCCAGTAACTATCACGCTTCGGCGCCTCGCTCCAACGGCGATCGCGATCGCCGTCGCCGCGCTGATGCTTTCGTTCGTGCCGCCGAAAACGGTCACGCCCTGGTTACTGGTCGTGCTCGCCTGCGCGAGCGTCGCATGGGTGCTCTGGCAGCCCAAAGACGCGCGCCGTGACGACGTGCTGCCCGCCATCGCAATCGTGCTCTCGGCGCTCGGCTTAACGCTGGTGGCCCGCATCTCGCCGCAACTTGCCCACAAGCAGCAATACTGGCTGCTGATCTCCCTGCTGCTGGCGATCGTGGCCGGTCCGGCGTTCACGCAATTCCGGCGGTTGGCATCGTTTAAGTATTTGTGGGTGCTGGGATCGCTCGTCCTATTTCTCATGCTCGTCATCTTCGGTCAAGAAGTCAACGGCGCGAAATTGTGGATCAAACTCGGTCCGGTACAATACGAGCCCGTCGAGCTGATAAAACTGTTCATCGTGTTTTTCTTGGCGGCCTATCTCGCGGAGACGGCCGACGTCATCGCGACGGCGAAGCCGTGGTCGATACGCGCGAACGTGAAGTATTTGGGACCGCTCTTTTTGGGGTGGGGCGCTTCGATGGCGATCCTGATCCTGCAGCGCGATCTCGGCATGGCGACCCTCTTGCTCGCAACCTTTGCCGCCTTGCTCTACGTGGCGACGCGCCGAATCGATCTGGTGATCGGCGGGTTCGGCGTCTTCGGTGTGGTTGCGCTTTGGGCGATGCACCACTATAGCTACGTGGCAACGCGCATCGCCGTCTGGCGCAATCCGTTCGCCGACCCGCTCGGCGCCGGCTATCAGGCCGCGCAGGGGTACTACTCGCTGGCCGCCGGCGGTCTCTTCGGCACCGGCTACCGCTTGGGCCATCCGGGATTCATTCCCGATGTCGGGACCGATTATATCTACGCCGCGTTCTCCGAAGAATTCGGCGCGCTCGGCGCGGTCGTGTTGCTCGGGCTCTTTTTTCTGCTGGTGCGGCGCATTCTCGGCGTGGCGTTCTCGCAACCCGATCTCTACACGAAGCTGCTGGCGGTCGGTCTTTCGGCTACGCTCGGTTTCCAAGTCGTGATCATCGTGGGCGGCGTCATCGGACTCTTCCCGCTCACCGGAATCACGCTCCCGTTCATCTCCTACGGCGGCAGTTCGCTCGTCGCAAACTTCCTACTCGTAGCCCTAGCCTGGGCAATGAGCGCCCAACCCCTCTGTCATCCTGAGCCCGTCGAAGGACGGACCCACGGTTCGACAAACTCACCATGA